From Penicillium psychrofluorescens genome assembly, chromosome: 1, one genomic window encodes:
- a CDS encoding uncharacterized protein (ID:PFLUO_000200-T1.cds;~source:funannotate), which yields MASPASQHFPDRPQFSDFMKPCRFEGEVQNLEVHGDLPNDINGTFYRVMPDPHLPPFIDNDPWFNGDGNVSAFRIKDGSVSFQQKFVRTEKFVREREAGRALIGKYRNKFTDAVEFSVRSTANTNVVSFNSQLLALKEDSPPYAMDPKTLETKGLYTFDGQLPSVTFTAHPKTDPVTGELICFGYEAKGDGSPDICYYTIGPDVSPVCGMIHDFAVTQNWVLFPVIPQLCDLERMKQGGEHWQWSPETPFYIGVIPRYGAKTSDVKWFTYKNSFPGHTANAYERDDGKIVFDLGLSDKNVFYWWPDAQGNSPEPSKIHSQLTRFTVDPKAEDERLPEPEILHNGNSEFYRIDDRFSGRKYSHSYFDLMDPRLGTDFAAIGPVMGGGYPPYNALAHHDESTGKTEVYFPGCTHLVQEPVFIPRVGSTEEGDGYLMALVNNYRTLSSELHLLDCRDFTKARATILLPLRLRAGLHGNWVDNN from the exons ATGGCATCTCCGGCTTCCCAGCATTTTCCTGACCGCCCTCAATTCTCAGACTTCATGAAGCCATGCCGATTTGAGGGAGAGGTGCAAAACCTGGAGGTGCATGGAGATCTTCCCAATGATATCAACGGTACTTTCTACCGTGTCATGCCTGATCCTCACTTGCCCCCTTTCATCGACAATGATCCT TGGTTCAATGGAGATGGAAATGTCAGCGCATTTCGCATCAAGGATGGGTCTGTGAGCTTCCAGCAGAAATTTGTTCGCACCGAGAAGTTTGTTCGCGAGAGAGAAGCCGGCCGCGCGCTCATTG GAAAGTATCGGAACAAGTTCACCGATGCGGTAGAATTCTCCGTTAGAAGTACTGCCAATACCAATGTTGTCAGCTTTAACTCCCAGCTCTTGGCTCTCAAGGAGGACTCTCCTCCATATGCGATGGATCCGAAGACTCTGGAAACAAAGGGCTTGTATACATTTGATGGCCAGCTTCCCAGTGTAACTTTCACTGCCCATCCTAAGACTGATCCAGTGACGGGAGAACTCATCTGTTTCGGGTACGAAGCCAAGGGAGACGGCAGCCCGGATATTTGCTATTATACTATTGGTCCCGACG TGAGCCCTGTCTGTGGAATGATCCATGACTTCGCAGTGACGCAGAACTGG GTTCTGTTCCCCGTGATTCCCCAGTTATGTGATCTTGAACGAATGAAGCAGGGTGGAGAACACTGGCAATGGAGCCCTGAAACTCCCTTCTATATTGGGGTGATCCCCCGCTATGGAGCTAAGACTTCGGACGTTAAG TGGTTCACATATAAGAACTCATTCCCTGGCCATACGGCCAATGCCTATGAGCGAGACGACGGCAAGATTGTCTTCGATCTCGGGCTTAGTGACAAGAATGTCTTCTACTGGTGGCCCGATGCTCAGGGCAACTCGCCTGAGCCCAGCAAGATCCATTCCCAATTAACGCGCTTTACTGTAGACCCTAAAGCGGAAGATGAAAGGCTTCCCGAGCCAGAGATTTTGCACAATGGCAACTCCGAATTCTATCGCATTGACGATCGGTTTTCCGGGAGGAAATATAGCCACAGCTACTTCGATCTCATGGACCCCCGCTTGGGAACGGACTTTGCAGCTATTGGCCCGGTCATGGGCGGTGGATATCCTCCCTATAACGCGCTGGCCCATCACGATGAAAGTACGGGCAAAACGGAAGTGTACTTCCCCGGATGCACACATCTCGTGCAGGAACCCGTTTTCATTCCTCGGGTAGGCTCTacggaggagggcgatggATATTTGATGGCTTTGGTGAACAACTATCGCACCCTGTCCAGTGAGCTGCATCTTTTAGATTGCCGGGATTTCACCAAGGCCCGGGCGACTATCTTGCTGCCTCTGAGACTCCGAGCCGGTCTGCACGGGAACTGGGTGGACAACAACTAG
- a CDS encoding uncharacterized protein (ID:PFLUO_000201-T1.cds;~source:funannotate) — MAFKNGLSERLDELRFPSPRSPPSESTFPGYTSLSPGHSNMVSPFSHPSGDVRANLQRRFTTDSSKLSSPWNSMNQGAPQMPDPLDLLSSFEKKRQHIEYMREQKRRFEEDMKLLDMQHEKEKQEMDQLARDLAKAGVSGPVSEPTTPPEYRENGVSSAFSRPSRFSNSSVTSSPGFFNAFASSQLTSPQASSHSAHHSVDRFAGHSLPSSRRNSEKEDFVPETVASFRPGPSIHRYSLPSNNYNNQLRHNAPGFSMGSAADSFAATKYLFHNDDDKSHFKDEDRMPTPDIKSYIKLTEPDDKFPTLLRRGGSNILSANPDALDLANSRTPGPDTYNSHNRHRLTHQSMPQNVPGMMRADQLGSPTAEDHGNAHTSRHAARHSLEGSLVYNHDRGNDAMNSGPSSRPTSLQSSFSTNDLPTVKGSGFNNAITPPKTHAEHIHQHNASMGRIPAGAINSRQQKESPEADESALQSPNSPQSILQASAAPFGPQLTSSAASNGSLTGSVGPSGLAPFQAPMYGYGIPYVGPPGQLNNQMPGFPAAGGAYSGYANYNGGYRFTDGVGRGAAPQRRQGESDSTQLTRFTNYPLEHYKGELYTLCKDQHGCRYLQRKLEERTPEHVQLIFSETYMHVIELMTDPFGNYLCQKLLEYSNDEQRTALIDHAAPQLVKIALNQHGTRALQKMIEFISTAEQIQTVIRALEHHVVELVQDLNGNHVIQKCLNRLSPEDAEFIYQAVGGNCVVVGTHRHGCCVLQRCIDHASGAQKAHLIAQITSNSFALVQDPFGNYVVQYILDLAEPHFTNPLCQTFGGNISSLSKQKFSSNVIEKCLRTADPHIRREMIDEMLSGNELEKMLRDSFANYVVQTAMDFADPDTRNRIVESVRPILPSIRQTPHGRRIAGKMMAAENSGRGSATTSGQATPNEVNTTQISGSMLQKNFVYQQPGVPASNVPNGFSQNFIPASSTSSASNTPSGGNSETSSIFSPSAPQPTTNLGTQGQLYAYF, encoded by the exons atggccttcaaAAACGGGCTGAGTGAACgcctcgacgagctgcgcTTCCCGTCTCCTCGATCCCCGCCCTCGGAGTCGACCTTTCCCGGCTACACCTCGCTCTCCCCGGGCCATTCGAATATGGTGTCGCCTTTTTCGCATCCCTCGGGCGATGTGCGTGCCAATTTGCAGCGTCGCTTCACCACGGACTCGAGTAAACTCTCCTCGCCATGGAATTCAATGAACCAAGGAGCGCCTCAGATGCCCGACCCGCTGGACCTGTTGTCTTCG TTCGAAAAGAAGCGTCAGCACATCGAGTACATGCGCGAGCAGAAGCGACGCTTCGAAGAAGATATGAAACTGCTGGACATGCAGCacgagaaagagaagcaaGAGATGGACCAGCTGGCCCGAGACCTCGCCAAGGCTGGTGTATCTGGCCCTGTCAGCGAGCCCACCACTCCGCCCGAGTATCGCGAGAATGGCGTGTCCAGTGCCTTTTCGCGGCCCTCCCGCTTCTCGAATTCCAGCGTTACCTCGTCCCCCGGTTTTTTCAATGCCTTTGCTTCGTCGCAACTGACGTCGCCCCAAGCGTCGTCCCACTCGGCTCACCACTCGGTGGATCGTTTTGCGGGACACTCACTCCCTAGCTCGCGGCGTAActcggagaaggaagacTTTGTCCCGGAAACCGTTGCGAGCTTCCGTCCAGGACCTTC CATTCATCGCTACTCGCTGCCATCCAACAACTACAATAACCAGCTGCGCCATAATGCACCTGGGTTCAGCATGGGCTCTGCTGCGGACTCGTTCGCCGCGACCAAGTACCTCTTTCACAATGACGACGACAAGTCCCATTTCAAGGACGAGGATCGCATGCCCACCCCGGACATCAAGAGTTACATCAAGTTGACAGAGCCGGATGACAAGTTCCCCACTCTGTTGCGTCGTGGTGGTTCGAACATA CTTTCTGCAAACCCGGAtgctctggatctggccaaCTCTCGTACCCCTGGCCCCGACACGTACAACTCCCACAATCGGCACCGGCTCACCCATCAGAGTATGCCGCAGAATGTGCCGGGGATGATGCGTGCGGATCAGCTGGGCAGCCCGACTGCAGAAGACCATGGCAATGCGCACACCTCCCGTCACGCTGCTCGCCACTCTCTGGAGGGGAGTCTGGTGTACAACCATGATCGTGGAAACGATGCCATGAACTCTGGGCCCTCGAGCCGCCCGACCTCGCTGCagtcttctttctccaccaACGATCTTCCTACGGTGAAGGGTAGTGGCTTCAACAACGCGATTACTCCTCCCAAGACACACGCTGAGCACATCCACCAACACAATGCCAGCATGGGACGCATCCCCGCCGGCGCTATCAACAGTCGCCAGCAGAAGGAGTCGCCCGAGGCCGACGAGTCCGCTCTTCAGAGCCCCAACTCGCCACAGTCCATTCTCCAGGCCAGTGCCGCACCGTTCGGTCCCCAGTTGACCTCTTCGGCTGCTTCCAACGGCAGCCTGACCGGTTCTGTTGGCCCATCTGGCTTGGCCCCGTTCCAAGCCCCCATGTACGGCTACGGCATTCCGTATGTCGGACCTCCTGGTCAGCTGAACAACCAGATGCCGGGGTTCCCAGCGGCGGGTGGTGCCTACAGCGGATATGCCAACTACAACGGTGGATATCGTTTCACTGATGGGGTGGGCCGTGGTGCTGCTCCCCAGCGTCGCCAGGGCGAGAGCGATTCCACGCAGCTCACTCGCTTTACCAACTACCCTCTGGAGCATTACAAGGGCGAATTGTACACACTGTGCAAGGACCAGCACGGATGTCGGTATCTGCAGCGCAAACTGGAGGAGCGCACCCCGGAGCACGTGCAGCTGATCTTCAGCGAAACCTACATGCACGTCATCGAGCTTATGACAGATCCATTTGGTAACTATCTGTGCCAGAAGCTCCTTGAATACTCCAACGATGAACAGCGCACGGCCCTTATTGATCACGCTGCTCCCCAGCTAGTCAAAATTGCTCTCAACCAGCACGGGACTCGGGctctgcagaagatgatcgaATTCATCTCGACcgcggagcagatccagaCCGTCATCCGCGCGCTCGAGCACCATGTTGTGGAGCTGGTCCAGGACCTGAATGGCAACCACGTCATCCAGAAGTGCCTCAATCGTCTGTCGCCAGAGGATGCCGAGTTCATCTACCAGGCCGTTGGCGGCAACTGTGTCGTCGTTGGCACTCATCGCCACGGATGCTGTGTCCTTCAGCGCTGCATTGACCATGCTTCGGGCGCTCAGAAGGCTCATCTCATTGCGCAAATCACGTCGAACTCCTTTGCCCTGGTCCAGGATCCCTTTGGCAACTACGTCGTGCAGTACATCTTGGATCTTGCCGAGCCTCATTTCACCAACCCGCTCTGCCAGACATTTGGAGGCAACATTTCTTCGTTGTCCAAGCAGAAGTTCAGTTCGAATGTGATCGAGAAATGCCTGCGCACTGCTGATCCTCACATCCGCCGCGAGATGATCGATGAGATGCTGTCTGGCaatgagctggagaagatgctgcgCGATTCCTTTGCCAACTACGTCGTGCAGACCGCCATGGACTTTGCGGATCCGGACACTCGCAACCGAATCGTGGAATCTGTTCGCCCGATCCTCCCTTCGATCCGTCAGACCCCGCATGGGCGTCGCATCGCCGGCAAGATGATGGCTGCTGAGAACTCCGGCAGGGGAAGCGCCACAACCAGTGGCCAGGCCACGCCGAACGAGGTCAACACCACGCAGATTTCAGGATCGATGCTCCAGAAGAACTTTGTGTACCAACAGCCGGGCGTTCCAGCCTCCAACGTTCCCAATGGATTCAGCCAGAACTTTATTCCCGCTTCCTCGACCAGTTCCGCCTCCAACACACCGTCTGGCGGAAACAGTGAGACCTCGTCGATCTTCAGCCCGTCCGCCCCGCAGCCGACCACCAACCTCGGAACGCAGGGCCAGCTCTATGCCTATTTTTGA